The Macadamia integrifolia cultivar HAES 741 chromosome 4, SCU_Mint_v3, whole genome shotgun sequence genome contains the following window.
agatggagTTGAAGGGTATATGCTTAGACTATAATGGGGGAGTACTTCAATGTGGTCTGTAGCCAATCGGAGAAGGTGGAAGGGGAGCCAGTTAACCAAGCTGATGATTTCAACTACTGTAATTTTGGGGCTggtcttttggatttgaaacgAAAGGGAAAAATGTCGATTTGGTGTAACGAATAAGTGGGAGATAGTCAGATACATTGCAATGGCAAACTTGATACATTATTTGATTGTATAATTGAATTATTTAGTTCTTatattctcaatttcatggatttttttttctttttattaatttagTATATGTTATGTAGATTCTCCTCGAAATTCACCATTTATTTTCATACACCGTGTAAGAAATATTACATTTTATGCAATATTTAACacaaaatctatattttttaatatttttatgaaaaatttaacaaaaaaaaatataattaattacatTTTGTGCAATATTTCACATAaaagtattttattttgaagATTAATTTTTACAAATATTAATTTCTGTGTGCAAGGAACAAAGCACATATAAATTCAATGTCACCTTATCAAGGATAAGGTTCTGAGTGGTGATATTAATAAGTTGCTCCCTATTATGAAAGGCCTTGCATATCAGAAGCATGCATAGTTATCAGAAAATTACTTGGGAGGGCAACAATGatggttgagacttgagagcaTTAGGGTTGCCTTCCTCAGCTTCCCCATTTAAGTATTTTTCTTATTACTTTTAGACCAAAAGGTACcaaatttccattttaatttGCATGGATCACTAACTTAAAAGAGTTTCATCTCCCTTTTGAAATTTTCAAGTAGACCAAAAGACTTCTCCATTTGGTTAGTGAAGGgatatcaaacaaaaaaaggtGACTATAACTTAGCCATTTATTACTGTTCACTTGTCTCCACTTAGATAAGTTGGTGTTTCAGACTACTTTGGGAAGGTGAAAGTCACATGTTCTAGTCTTAACTTACCAGGACTTCTAAGTTCATTGGTTCATGGCCTTGAATCATGTTGCTCTTTTACTCTTAAAGGAACAAatttaggaaaagaaaaaaagctaaTGAAGACAATGCTATATGTATAATGATTGAGTAAGATATACAGAGCACTTAAAGTAAGCTTCTATAGAATTTGAGAGCTTCAGGGTCGCTTACAATTTTAAACCATGTGGGTGAATCCATTAGTTATTACAAATTAAAGCATAAAAAGGCTGAAAGATTGAAAATAAATGGGATTACAAAAGTAATACATTAGATAAGGGTACTAAGTGCTTACCTTCCcgcacccccccaaaaaaaaagaaacacaaaaaatataAGGGTAATAATGCAAAATGACAGATTAATTAAACTCATTTTCATCGCCATAgctgcatgtgtgtgtgtgtgttgtgtaCACCTAAACATATGGGGAAGTGGAGCTAGGGTATGGGTgttttttaataatttggttCCACTTCCACATGTGTCTAGGTGTACGCAACACTATTGagtagttttctttttccacatatatatatatatatatatatatgtatgaacCCGCTTGCATTCCCCATGTCCATGCGTTGAAGATGGTCCCGTGCTCCCTTCCATTGGTTTGTGCGCTGGTGTGCGCCTACACCAGTAGGGTAGCGTTTTttctcctatatatatatatatatatatattaactttCTATGGGCTATAAGTCCTCTTGGCACTCTAGCAATAGTGGCACCTCCGCAGATGGTCACTCCCCACTCCCCTCATTTGGAATTGATTCTATGACTTACCATGTTTGGAGAAGTAATCGACATCAAGTGTGCGACATAGTTTTGCAACGGCTTCCTCAGCATCATGTTGATCAAGGAATGggttttaattaattttgatcttcttagagttaATCCTTGGCCCTAGCGATTTTgagttctctctttcttttgtatCCTCTTCAGATTTCCCTCATAGTTTAATTCAGCTTATTAGGTTAGGATGCTGATTTTATTTTAGAGTTTTCTCTATCTATTTCttatcttccttttttctttcttctttattttattttccttcttttcttttcttttgNNNNNNNNNNNNNNNNNNNNGGGTGTGGGGTAGGGAACAACTATAGGCATTGTTGAATTTATTAATGATtcacttaaaaagaaaaaaaaaaaaacttctcataTGCTTTAAATGATGATTTATATTATTTCATTCCATTTCTTGGTAAGCTTATAAAATTACATAAATAGCAGGACTAGCTGTCATAAATAGTACCTTTGACCAAGAGGACACATCCATGACCCCATCCAATAATAATCATGGCATACACATAAACTTCAATTGTTGCAGGACGTTGTACAAATCCTGAATGGCCCCTGCATCTACACTTCACAAATTAGTTACACCATCATCTCTCTTCAAATGGTTACATTTATACTGATGAAAAGTCCTTATCATCCATGTTCCCCATCTTTTCCCTTACCCAATCTTTTTCATTTCCAGTAACAAAATCTAGATTatataatagtggaatcataCTCAATGAGCACAAGAACACAAGTACTGGGCCCAAGATCCAAAGCAAGAGAGGTAGTGCTGCATAGAAAAGCCTGTTCCCCACTGTGTTGAGAGTGAACCCTTTCTCCAATAGCTCAAAAACATAATCTGGACTCACTATTCCTGTAGGATCCTCTGGAGTGTTAATGAGGAAGTTCACTTGGTTAAGAAACCTAATAGATAGAGAATGACATAAAAATGCAAACATGAATATCACTAAGAGAGTAACATATTTTAGAGCCACCATTAAGTCTCCGTGTGCTCCATATACACTATCATTTAGTGGCTTCTTTATACTGTAAGTACTACTTATGACGGCGGCGAGGCCGGAGCACAGAAGAACCGATGTGGTTGCCATTAGGGTTGAACCCATGATCACATTTCTCAGTGTCTGTACAGCCAAGATGTTCTTCTTATCATTGTCCTGCAAAAGAAATTAAGCATCAATGAGAATTCTTAGAAATTTTAAGTTTAACATCTAGGCATACATAAACGGATACAAAGAGTATCCCAAATATATATGGGATCCCACCTCCGACATTGTCATTAGCAAAAAGTCAAAttcaaaaaacaaacaaataataatcaaaacaaaatatgggATGGGATTGGATTGAGTGTCCTAAGAGTGGCACCCGATTAGCTTCCCTGTAAccaatgagaaattttccatgCAATAGAGGCAAGGT
Protein-coding sequences here:
- the LOC122076110 gene encoding uncharacterized protein LOC122076110, which translates into the protein MEWRKSYLDLVLVPLGFFLTVAYHCWLWHKVRREPLTTVIGTNSAGRRKWVSAMMKDNDKKNILAVQTLRNVIMGSTLMATTSVLLCSGLAAVISSTYSIKKPLNDSVYGAHGDLMVALKYVTLLVIFMFAFLCHSLSIRFLNQVNFLINTPEDPTGIVSPDYVFELLEKGFTLNTVGNRLFYAALPLLLWILGPVLVFLCSLSMIPLLYNLDFVTGNEKDWVREKMGNMDDKDFSSV